From the genome of Desulfovibrio sp. JY:
CGCACCATCGAGGAGATCTACGAGCCCTACCTCATCCAGTGCGGACTCATAAAGCGCACGTCGCGAGGCCGGGTGGCCACCGCCAAGGCCTACGCCCACGTCAAACAAGGAATGCTCGACTGACATGCCCGCAACGAAGCTTGCCGTCACCCTGCTTGCCCATACCCCCGACGCCCTCTCGCTCATCTACGCGGCCTTTCGCCAATGTTACCACGACGGGTACGTGGCGGACATGTGGCCGCGCCTTCTGGCCGGCGAGATCGCCCAGGAAAAGCAGGCCGATTTCGTCGCCCGCATCCTGGCCTCGGGTCATGAATCGCCCATCGAGCACGTCTCCTTCACCTTCGCCGTCGCCGGCGTGTCCCGGGCGCTTTCCCACCAGCTCGTGCGCCATCGCCTCGCGAGCTATTCCCAGCAGTCCCAGCGCTACGTGGACGCGGCCGGTTTCGATTACGTGCTGCCGCCGCAAATTGCCGCCGTGCCCGAGGCCAGGGAACGTTTCGAGGCGGCCATGGCCGCGGCCGGGAAAGCCTACGCCGATTTGCAGGCCGTCCTGCAAGCCCACGGCCGGGGGGCCAAGGCCAACGAGGACGCCCGGTTCGTCTTGCCCAACGCCTGCGAAACCAAGGTCGTCGTGACCATGAATTGCCGGTCGCTGCTGCATTTCTTCGAGCTGCGCTGCTGCATGCGCGCCCAGTGGGAGATCCGGGCCATGGCCGGGCGGATGCTCGATCTGTGCAAGGAAGCGCTGCCGGTGGTCTTCGCCACGGCCGGCGCGCGTTGCGAACGGCTCGGCTATTGTCCGGAAGATGTGCGTTTTTCCTGCGGCCGCTATCCCGTACGGGACGTCAAGCCAAATATTCCAGTCTAACGTCTGATTTTCGACTCTTTTGCCCGTATTTCAAACCCGCCACTTCGGTGACGGGTTTTTTACTTTTTTTATGCGCAACACGTATAAATTGCGGTATATATTTTTTTTACCAATGAATTTGCAATGTTGTTCGTGACATGTTCGTGACTGCATCGGGGCGGCATGGCGCGTATCGGTAGGGGCCAAGCGGCTTTTCCCGTGGTCAACACAAAAATCGTCTGTTTGAGAACGAAAAAAATAAACGTTGATTGAGGAAAATGGAGATATTGTAAAATGGTGTTGTGGAAAACCCGTACACAAATGTGCAAAATGACCGGCGGCCTCCGAAAACCCTTGTCCGGCGGGGCCTCGCGGTCGGTGCCGAAAGTCCCCGTCGCTACTGGCTCTACGGAGACGTCCTATGATTTAAGGAGGTTGCGCTGTAGAGAATCCAGGGGGCCGGCCCCTGAAAGCGGCCCCTAATCAGCCTTTGCCCCCTGGTCAGCCGTCCGTAGGGTGCCCGCATGGATACGATCTGGCCCAAAACCAAAATGCTTCTCGAAAAGACCCTCAGTCCCGGACTCTACAACCTCTGGATCAAGCCGCTGGCGGCCCGGGCCCGCAACGGCGTTTTGGAATTGACCGCGCCCAACGCCTTCGTGGCGTCCTGGGTGCGGGAACGGCTGGCCGATGCCGTGGCCGAGGCCGCAGCCGTGGTGATGGGCTCCCGGCCCCGCGTCGTGGTGACCGAAGGAAAAATCGCCCACAATGGTGCCGTGGCCGCAAGCGCTCCTCAAGGGCCCAGGCCCATGCGGGCCGCCAAGGCCCTGACTTTGCCCATGACGCCCAAGGCGCCGGATCTGGCCGAAGACCGTTTCCGCTTCAGCTACGACGAGTTCGTGGTTGGTCCCTGCAACGAACTGGCCTACGTGGCCAGCCGGGGCATTTGCGATCTGACGCTTTCGGCCGAACAGCTTTTCATCAGTTCCGCCCCGGGCCTGGGCAAAACCCATCTCATCCAGGCCATGGGCCGCCAGTTGAGCTTTGGCGGCGGCCAGGAGAGAAAAAAACTCCGCGTGGCCTACCTTTCGGCCGAGGAGTTCGCCAACCGGCTGGTCATGGCGCTCAAGACCAAACAGGTGGAGCGCTTCAAGGCCGCGTTTCGGGAAAACGTCGACGTGCTGCTTTTGGAGGATATCCATTTCTTCCGCGACAAGCCGCGCATTCAGGACGAGCTGCTCAATACCCTCAAGGCGCTCCAGTCCCGGGGCTGTCGGCTGGTTTTCACCAGCTCGTTTTTGCCCAAGGACCTGACCGGCCTCGATGCCCAGCTGCTTTCGCGCATCGGCTCCGGCTTCCTGGCTGTCATCGACAAGCCGGACCGGGAGATGCGCAAGCGTATCCTCGAGCGCAAGGCCGCCGTGCACCAGGTGCTGTTGCCCGACGACGTGTCCACGCTCCTGGCCGATCGGCTGAGCGCCGACGTGCGCCAGCTCGAAAGCTGCCTGCAAAACCTGGCGCTCAAGGCCAGGCTTCTCAACTGCGGCATTTCCGTGGACCTGGCCTGGGACGTGCTCAGACACTACGATATCGCGGCCCGGCCGCTCAACCTCGACGACATCGTGTCCTATGTCTGTGACGTCTACCGGCTTTCGCCCGAACAGCTCATTTCCAAATCCCGCAAGCGCCAGTACGTTCTGGCCCGCAATACGGCTTTTCTGCTGGCCCGCCAGCACACGGACCTGTCCCTGGCCGACATCGGCAACCGGTTCAATCGCCGCCATTCGACCGTGGTCAAAGGCATCACCAACGTCGAACGCCATCTGTCCCTGCGCACGCCCCTTGGCCGGGAGTTGGAGCGCACCATCGAGAGCATCCATGCCTGATATCACCCCCTCGACATTACGTCGCACCCTCCAGGCTGCCAGGCAGCCGGTCGCCATATCCGCTATAGCCAGCTAGGGGGAGGCCGCCATTGGCCGGGCGAACGCCGGACAGTCTCTGTCCGGCGTTCGTTTTTTGGGGAGGAAAGGAATCGGGGGAACCCCTTTCTGAAGAAAGGGGTTCCCCCGAACCCCCTCCTCAAAGACTTCTAATAGTGATGGTGTATTGTTCGTATCCAACTAGTAACTATTGAAAAGTTTAGGAAGGGGAGAGCGCGAGAGGGGAGAACCCTTTTTAAAGGGTTTCCCCTCTCGCATTCTTCCTCTCCCTTCTCCCTTCTCCCTTCTTCCTTATGCCTCAATGGCGACGAGTTCGATGTTGCCGACGACGCCGACCATCTCCCCGCATTGGGCGAAGGCCCCGCGCACGCCGCGTCGTTTCAGGCTTTCCGCCGCAGCCAGCACCGCATCCAGATCGCCCTGGCCGGACAGGAGGTTGCCGAGCGCCGTTGCCGCCGCGTCGGCCACGGCTCCCCGGTCGGCCACCACCGTCACCATATCCGCCTGTCCCAGGCTGAGGGAATGTCCGACCTTGGCCGAGGAGGCGCATACCGCCGTCGGCAGGTCGTCGGGCGCGAAGCGCAGGGCCAGTCGCGCCCCTTCCACGGGTTTGGCCAAAAGCGCCACCGTGCGTTCCACGTTCGAGCGCAGATAGATATCCCCGCCGTTTTCGATCAGCAGGTTGGGTGAAAGCGCCGCGAAATGGTCGGAGACGGCCTGTCCCAGGGCTCCGGCCACGGCGGCCATGGGGCCCACGCCGAACCGGGCGGCGGCTTCGGCCATGTCCCGGGCGAGCGGCGGGGCGTCGTCGCCCGTCGGCACCGGCGTGAGGCTCTCGCGGAAATCCGGATGGAGGAGGATATAGGCCGTCAGCTCCCGGCGCAGCTCGGAGACGAAGGCGCCGATTTCCCGGGCCAGGGGGCGCTCGGCCACGATGAACAGGTCGGATTGGGCCACCACCACCTGGAAGGCGGTCTCTCCGGGGCGCACGGCGAGTTGTTGGCGGTAGGCTCGGAAGAAATCGGCATGCACGGGTGTCATGGCAGTGCCTCCTTGAGGGGGCAGTATGCCCGTGATGGGGGCAACCGGAAAGGGGCGGCTTGGCAGGGGGGAACGGGAAATGTAGAGTCCCGACATGGACGGTGGACGCTCTTGCGAAGACGCGACATTGGTGTCGGCGGTCATCCCCACCCGGGACCGGGCGGACATGGTGGTGCGGGCCGTGACCTCGGCCCTGGCCCAGACCCACGCCCCCATCGAGGTGATCGTGATCGACGACGGCTCCACCGACGACACGCCGGCGGCGTTGGCGGCCCTCGTCGACCCCAGGCTGCGGGTGCTGCGCCATACTCCGGGGCGGGGGGTGTCGGCCGCGCGAAACCGGGGGCTGGCCGCTGCCCGGGGCGCGTATCTGGCGCTGCTTGACTCCGACGACGAGTGGCTGCCCGAAAAAACCACGCGGCAACTGGCCTGTATGCGGCAGCGCAGCCTGGCCATAAGCCAGACCCAGGAGATATGGATGCGCGGCGGCCGACGGGTCAATCCGGGCAAGGCCCAAGGCAAGCCGGACGGTTTTTTTTTCGAGCAGGCGCTCGGCCGCTGCCTGGTCAGCCCCTCCACGGTCATGTTCACCCGGGAATTCTGGGAAGAGCTCGGCGGCTTCGACGAAAGCCTGCCGGCTTGCGAGGACTACGACCTGTGGCTGCGGACACTGTTGCGCCATCCGGTGGGGCTGTTGGACGAACTCCTCGCCGTGCGTCACGGCGGCCGGCCCGATCAACTCTCGGCGATCTACGTGGGCCAGGATCTTTTTCGCATCCGCTCCATGGCCGGACTTCTCGGCCGGGGCGACCTCACTCCTTGGCATAAAGACTGCATAAAAAAGGAATTGCGGCGCAAGGCCCTGTGCTACGCCAAGGGTTGCCTCAAGCGCGACAAGCCGGAAGAAGCGGCCCGGGTGCTGGCCGTTGCGGAGAAAGCCGCCGGGGGAAAACTTTTCTGAAGAAAAGTTTTCCCCCGGGCCCCCTTTCAAAAGACTTAAAAAGAAGGCTCGTTGTGAGGCCCAACAAGGGAAAAGGTTTAGGAAAGGGAGAGCGCGAGAGGGGAGAACCCTTTGCAAAGGGTTTCCCCTCTCGCATTCTTCTTCCTTGCCTAAGCCTAAGCCTAAGGCGCGATTTCCGTCTTGGTGATGGCCTCGGCCTTGATGTGCGTCAGCGTGTAGGTCAGGCTGGCCAGCACGTGTTCCCGGATATCGCCGGCGGCCACGATGAAAAGCAGGTCGTCGCCCGGGGCGAAGGTGCCGGCCCTGGCTTCGACCAGCACCCGGAACATGCCGGGCATGGCCTCGCCTTCCTGGCGGAATTTTTCCACCAGGTCCTGGTCCACCTTGACCTTGAGGGTGCCCACCGGGGCACCGTTTCGCGACGTGGCCCGGGCCATGCCGTTGTGCACGAGCACCATGCCGACCTTTTCGAGAAAGCCGGGCAGGGTCTTCAGTTCAGCGATGGTTTTTGAGATGTCCATGGCCGCCAAATAAGGGAGAAACGCGCCGTTGTCCACGCTTCATATTTCCGCCCTGCTGGAACATCTGCCCCATGTCGGCTCCACCCGCATGGTGCATACCGGCATCGGCGTCTGGGTGGCCTGGGACGGCCAGCTCGATCCGGGCTTCGACAGCATGCTGCTCGACCACGGCGGCTTCCGCATTGCCGGGGCCCCGGGGCAGGCGTTGTGGTTTTTCCTCGGCGATGAGGGGCTGCGGGCCTTGGGGCGCATCCATGTCTGGGGCCGGGTCAACGCCTTGCCGGTTTTCATCGAGGCGTTTCCGGCCACGCTGCTGATCAGCCCCAAGTTCGAGACCTCGCTGTCGCTGTCCGTGGAGCTTTCCCGGCAGCATGTGACGCCGGCGGAGTCCCTGGAAATTCTGCTGCATCCCAACCTCAAGAATCAGCTTGCCACCAACCCCGGCCTTTCGAGTACGCCGACCAAGCCGGGCTCGGGCCTGGCCCGCATCCATTTCGAGTTGCTCGAGGCCGATACGGCCTTGTCCTACGAATCGGGGCTCGGCTGGCTGGGAGTCCTGAAGCCCCTTGGCGATCCCTTAAGCCGCGACACGGCCGACGGCTGGCGCAACATCGCCGGGGAACTGCTCGACATCGTCGAGCGGCTGGGGCTCAAATTCGTGCGCCACGAGGGATTTCTCATTTTCGAGGTTCCGGGACTGCGCCGTTTCCGCAACTGGAACCGCGATACCCTTTCGCGCATCATGCACCTCAAGGAGGAAGGCGAGCAGGGGCATTACTGGCCGAGCGTCATGGCCCTCGTGCCGTCCAAGGGACGCACCATGGGCAAGGACCTGCCGCGCCGCCTGGGCCTGGACTGGGACCGGCTGACCCCGGATTTTCCCCACATGAGCTACCGCTCGGCGTTTCTCCTGGGGGAGGGGTTCGCCATCCACGAGGCCAGGGCACTGTCGCGCGGCGCGTCCATCGACGATTGGTGCAATGTCAGTCTTCTTGACGCCGACGCGGAGTCCGAGCCCCAGGGAGTCTTGGCCGTGCCCCTGCCGGCCAGCCTGTCCGGCGGCGACGCGGCGATTTGTTTCTACTGCGGCCTCAACAACCACAAGCCGGCGCAGTGCCCGTCCAAGGCCCTGACCGCCCCGCGCCCTGAGCTCTGGGAGCGCTTCGGCGACGTCAACATGGACCGGCTGGAGGCGATTTCCCAGAAGCTGGATACGGCCCTGACCGCCGACCCCGTGGCCGAGATGGCCAAGCGGCTTGGCGGTAAAGAGGACTCGGACCTCATGTTGTCGGTCATCTTCGAGATCGACCTGCCGTTTCAATTGCGCATGCTGGAGATGCTCTGGCGCAGCCGGGGCAAGGACATGCCAGCCGGGTTGTCGCAGCTCGGCCCCAAGGACGGGGACTATTTCTGGGCGGCGTTGACCGCGCTTCGCGACGGGAGCTCCGAGAGCTACGAAACCCAGATGGGCCAGGCCCTGACAAAATATCCCCGGGCCTACCAGCCCAAATCCTTGCAAGGCTTCCAGGCCATGGAGGCCGGGGACTGGACCAAGGCTGTCTATTATTGGCAGGAGTCCGGACGGCTTTGCTACAACGCCATGCAGCGCGGCTACTTCTTATGTCTGCAAGCCCGCAGCTTCGAGGCGCAGGGCGACTGCCACAAGGCCATCGCCCTGTACCGGGACACGCTCAAGGAGTGCCCCAAATGGCTCGAACCCGTCTACCGCCAGGGGGTGTGCCTGGTGAAGATGGGGTTCATCGACCAGGGTATGCAGATTTTCAACAAGCTGCTTGCCGGCGATCCGGCGATGTTCAACCGGGTGATGGTGGACCCGGAGCTGGAGCGCGGCCGGCCGCATATCTTGGCCGCGTTATGGCACATCTGGAAGAAGGCCCAGGACGGCGGCGTCATGCTGCTCGGTGCCCTGGGGGAGTTGTCGCAGTCGGTGCGGGACCGCTTTTTGGAGGACGAACCCTATCTGGCCGAGGCCGCGACCCGCATCGAAGAGCTGACCACGCTCGGCAAGCAGGGAAACTACGTGGCCTTCAAGCGGATGGAAGTCGGCGTGGCCGAGACCCAGGAGGCGGTGCGAAAAAAGATCGAGGCCGAGATCAAGGCCATGCTGCAAAGCCAGGCCCGCCAGTTCGAGGAACTCAAAACCGTGCAGCGCGAGGCCGCCTGGTTTCCGTTTCCGGCCCTTTTGCGCGAGTTCAATCGGGATTTCAATTACTGCGCCATTAAGCTCAACTGGATGCGCACCACGCCCATGGACGAGGCGGAAAATTTCCACAAAAGCCGGGAATACCTGCCCGAGGTGGACGAGCGCATCCGCACCCTGCGCACCCGGCTCATCACGCTTCGCATCGTGCGCGACGCGACTTTTTTCTGTATGCTGCTCGGCCGCAACTTCATGTGGATGGAAGTGGTGAGCCTGGGCCTGTCGCTGGTGCTGGTGCCGGTCTTCGTCTATCTGTTTCAGCGTTCCGGCCAGGGGTGGATGGCCAACATGATGGAACAGCAGAAGTGGCAACTGCAAAAGGGGCTGGTCATCATTTTGACCATCGCCGCCCTGGGCCTTGCCGCCATCAAGACGGCCCTGACCTTCGACTCCAAGAAACGCAAGCTCTTCAAGCTGGCCGAGGAAGGGAAGCTGCCGAAAAAAAAGCCCAAGCCGAAGAAAAAGCCCAAGGCCAAGGTGAAGGCGAAGCCCAAGGCCACGACCAAGGCGAAGAAATAGAAAATGGTGCGAGAGGGAAACCCCCTTTCAGGAAAGGGTTCTCCCCTCTCGCGCTCTCCCCTTCCTCAAGCTTTTAGCGCCTGAAGCGTTGTCTGAGAGATTCCTCCCCCTTTGGGGAAACGTTTAAATGGCGGGGAACCAAGGGGGCGGTGCGGGAAGGGCGCTCAATGACGCGCGCCCTGGGCGGGTTTGTCCTGGCTCGACCGCAAGCGCTTTTAGACGAAGGGGGCCGGCCCTTTTTTCGTGACGATGGCGATGGCGGGCGGGATGTCCTTAGGGCGAAACGTGATGCTTCGAGCCATGCGGACGGGACGGACCGGGGAGGATGCGCGCGGACGAAAAAAGGCGACGGGTCGCCCCGCCGCCTTTCTTCCTCGAGGAACGTGTGGCCTAGACGCAGCCGGTGGGCTTGGGCAGGCCAGCCATTTTGCAGGCTCCTTTACCCGGTCCGGACGGGAACAGCTCATAGATGTGCTTCAGCTTGAACCCGGTCACTTTGGACAGGATGCGGACCATGGGGGCGATGCCATTTTTCTTGTAGTAGTCCTGGAGGAATTCGATGACCTTGTTGTGCTCCGGGGTGAGTTCCTTGATGCCCTCGGAGTCCTTCACGTAGTCAACCCAATCGAGGGTCCAGTCCTCGAACTTCTGCAGGAAGCCGTCTTCGTCGACTTCGAAAGAGTGGCCTTTGTACTCGACAGTTGCCATGCGCATCCTCCTTACAGGTTGATAAAACAAGCGCCCGGGTCGTGAACCGTTGGCCGGGCGGATTCAAATGCCTCCCCGAGTGGCGGGGGGCCTCACCCATGAATCAGAGCACCCTTGATGCCCGATGGGTCGTGATTGTCAGGGCGCCGTGTGACGATCCGGCTCCCGCGTTACTTTTTAAAAGTAAGCAGCAAAAGAGGTTCTTGTCAACGATTTTCCCAAAAACAG
Proteins encoded in this window:
- a CDS encoding tetratricopeptide repeat protein; this translates as MSTLHISALLEHLPHVGSTRMVHTGIGVWVAWDGQLDPGFDSMLLDHGGFRIAGAPGQALWFFLGDEGLRALGRIHVWGRVNALPVFIEAFPATLLISPKFETSLSLSVELSRQHVTPAESLEILLHPNLKNQLATNPGLSSTPTKPGSGLARIHFELLEADTALSYESGLGWLGVLKPLGDPLSRDTADGWRNIAGELLDIVERLGLKFVRHEGFLIFEVPGLRRFRNWNRDTLSRIMHLKEEGEQGHYWPSVMALVPSKGRTMGKDLPRRLGLDWDRLTPDFPHMSYRSAFLLGEGFAIHEARALSRGASIDDWCNVSLLDADAESEPQGVLAVPLPASLSGGDAAICFYCGLNNHKPAQCPSKALTAPRPELWERFGDVNMDRLEAISQKLDTALTADPVAEMAKRLGGKEDSDLMLSVIFEIDLPFQLRMLEMLWRSRGKDMPAGLSQLGPKDGDYFWAALTALRDGSSESYETQMGQALTKYPRAYQPKSLQGFQAMEAGDWTKAVYYWQESGRLCYNAMQRGYFLCLQARSFEAQGDCHKAIALYRDTLKECPKWLEPVYRQGVCLVKMGFIDQGMQIFNKLLAGDPAMFNRVMVDPELERGRPHILAALWHIWKKAQDGGVMLLGALGELSQSVRDRFLEDEPYLAEAATRIEELTTLGKQGNYVAFKRMEVGVAETQEAVRKKIEAEIKAMLQSQARQFEELKTVQREAAWFPFPALLREFNRDFNYCAIKLNWMRTTPMDEAENFHKSREYLPEVDERIRTLRTRLITLRIVRDATFFCMLLGRNFMWMEVVSLGLSLVLVPVFVYLFQRSGQGWMANMMEQQKWQLQKGLVIILTIAALGLAAIKTALTFDSKKRKLFKLAEEGKLPKKKPKPKKKPKAKVKAKPKATTKAKK
- a CDS encoding chromosomal replication initiator protein DnaA — translated: MDTIWPKTKMLLEKTLSPGLYNLWIKPLAARARNGVLELTAPNAFVASWVRERLADAVAEAAAVVMGSRPRVVVTEGKIAHNGAVAASAPQGPRPMRAAKALTLPMTPKAPDLAEDRFRFSYDEFVVGPCNELAYVASRGICDLTLSAEQLFISSAPGLGKTHLIQAMGRQLSFGGGQERKKLRVAYLSAEEFANRLVMALKTKQVERFKAAFRENVDVLLLEDIHFFRDKPRIQDELLNTLKALQSRGCRLVFTSSFLPKDLTGLDAQLLSRIGSGFLAVIDKPDREMRKRILERKAAVHQVLLPDDVSTLLADRLSADVRQLESCLQNLALKARLLNCGISVDLAWDVLRHYDIAARPLNLDDIVSYVCDVYRLSPEQLISKSRKRQYVLARNTAFLLARQHTDLSLADIGNRFNRRHSTVVKGITNVERHLSLRTPLGRELERTIESIHA
- a CDS encoding TusE/DsrC/DsvC family sulfur relay protein codes for the protein MATVEYKGHSFEVDEDGFLQKFEDWTLDWVDYVKDSEGIKELTPEHNKVIEFLQDYYKKNGIAPMVRILSKVTGFKLKHIYELFPSGPGKGACKMAGLPKPTGCV
- the thyX gene encoding FAD-dependent thymidylate synthase; this translates as MPATKLAVTLLAHTPDALSLIYAAFRQCYHDGYVADMWPRLLAGEIAQEKQADFVARILASGHESPIEHVSFTFAVAGVSRALSHQLVRHRLASYSQQSQRYVDAAGFDYVLPPQIAAVPEARERFEAAMAAAGKAYADLQAVLQAHGRGAKANEDARFVLPNACETKVVVTMNCRSLLHFFELRCCMRAQWEIRAMAGRMLDLCKEALPVVFATAGARCERLGYCPEDVRFSCGRYPVRDVKPNIPV
- a CDS encoding glycosyltransferase family 2 protein, which encodes MDGGRSCEDATLVSAVIPTRDRADMVVRAVTSALAQTHAPIEVIVIDDGSTDDTPAALAALVDPRLRVLRHTPGRGVSAARNRGLAAARGAYLALLDSDDEWLPEKTTRQLACMRQRSLAISQTQEIWMRGGRRVNPGKAQGKPDGFFFEQALGRCLVSPSTVMFTREFWEELGGFDESLPACEDYDLWLRTLLRHPVGLLDELLAVRHGGRPDQLSAIYVGQDLFRIRSMAGLLGRGDLTPWHKDCIKKELRRKALCYAKGCLKRDKPEEAARVLAVAEKAAGGKLF
- a CDS encoding molybdenum cofactor biosynthesis protein MoaE encodes the protein MDISKTIAELKTLPGFLEKVGMVLVHNGMARATSRNGAPVGTLKVKVDQDLVEKFRQEGEAMPGMFRVLVEARAGTFAPGDDLLFIVAAGDIREHVLASLTYTLTHIKAEAITKTEIAP
- a CDS encoding UPF0280 family protein produces the protein MTPVHADFFRAYRQQLAVRPGETAFQVVVAQSDLFIVAERPLAREIGAFVSELRRELTAYILLHPDFRESLTPVPTGDDAPPLARDMAEAAARFGVGPMAAVAGALGQAVSDHFAALSPNLLIENGGDIYLRSNVERTVALLAKPVEGARLALRFAPDDLPTAVCASSAKVGHSLSLGQADMVTVVADRGAVADAAATALGNLLSGQGDLDAVLAAAESLKRRGVRGAFAQCGEMVGVVGNIELVAIEA